The Winogradskyella schleiferi genome contains the following window.
TATCGGAATCTAATTGGGCTTTTCTAATAGATATTATTTGATTTTGTTACCATCTTTATCATAAAAATGGTATTCAAGATAAGTGTAAGCATCTCTAGGTAAAACTTTTACCCATTTTTTGTGTTCAAAGAACCACTTTGAACGTACTGATGGAAACCCTTTGGTTAAAAAGGCTGCTATAAAAGGATGTGCATTTAGTGTTACCTTTTTATAGTCTTTTCTGAAAACGCGTTCTAGATCTTGATTAATACGCTCCACCACTTTAATTGGTGCTTCGATTTCATCGCCTAAAACATTAGGGTTTTCTTCTTTCGTTTTAATATTGCGTTCTGGCCTAACGCGCTGTCTAGTTATTTGCACTAAACCAAACTTACTCGGCGGCAATATTTTATGCTTTGCTTTGTCGTCTTTCATCTCATCCCTGAGATAATTGTAAAGCTTTTTTCTGTTCTCAGCACGTCCCATATCAATAAAATCGATAACGATAATGCCTCCCATATCACGTAAACGTAACTGTCTGGCAATTTCTTGTGCAGAGATCATGTTGACTTCTAAAGCGGTGTCTTCTTGGTTCTTTTCTTTATTAGATCGGTTACCACTATTAACATCTACAACATGTAGTGCTTCAGTATGTTCTATTACCAAGTAAGCGCCTTTTGCCATAGAAACAGTTCTTCCAAATGATGTTTTAATCTGGCGTTCTATGCCAAATTTTTCAAAGATTGGAACACCATTTTTATAAAACTTCACTATAGACTCTTTTTTCGGTGCAATTTGTTGCACATAATCTTTTACTTGTATGTACATTTCTTCATCATCGACAACAATACCAGAGAATGAATCGTTAAAAATATCCCTTAAAATTGAGGATGCCTTGTTCATTTCTCCCAATACTTTAGTTGGGTGATGTGCTTTGTACAATTTTTTACACATTGCTGTCCATCGATTCAGCAAATTCTGCAAATCACTATCGAGCTCGGCAACTTTTTTGCCTTCTGCTACAGTACGAATAATAACCCCAAATCCTTTAGGTGTGATACTTTTTACAAGTCTTTTTAATCGGTCTTTTTCTTCTTGCGATTCAATCTTTTGTGAAATTGAAATACGATTGGAAAAAGGTACCAAGACAATGTATCTTCCAGCAATAGACAATTCTGAGCTAATGCGTGGTCCCTTTGTAGAGATAGGTTCTTTTACTACTTGTACTAAAATGGATTGATTGGATTTTATGGCATTTGCAATACTGCCATGTTTGTCCAAATCCTTTTCCATCGGAAAGTCTTTAAGGGTGTAATCCCTTAATTTTCCTGTGCTTACACGTTTAATGAATTTTAAAAGTGAAGGCAATTGCGGTCCAAGATCATGATAGTGTAAAAAACCATCTTTCTCATAGCCAACGTTAACAAACGCAGCGTTTAAACCAGGAATAACTTTACGTATTTTGGCAATAAAAATATCACCAACTGCAAAGTTGTTATCCTCTTCGTCTTTATGCAATTCAATAAGTTTTCCATCTTTTAATAAAGCAAAATCAACAATATCTGAACTCGATCTTACGATTAATTCATTGTTCATAATGTTAATTTATATCTAACTCTTCGTTGAGATAGATGGATTTTACTTAGAGAACTTAGTTAAACTTTTTGGGTCCAATAAAAAATTACCGCTTTTAGTCCTATCTTTTCTTTTATCGCTTCTTAGCTCTTGCTAAGCAACTTAAAAAGATTCAAAATATGACTATGAACATATAATTTTAATTAGAAGTAAAAAGTTTAAACCAGTTCAATTAATTGACACAGGTCCCGATTATTATCGGGAAACCAACAAATCTAGGTGTACTCTATTAAATACGCCAGATTCTATATCAAAGAACGTTTCGTTAATAGGACTCTTATTGAATATTTGTATTTCCTGAAAAAGGATTAAAATTCAATAGCTGTCCAAACTGAAAAAAGTAGTTATAAAACTACTTTTAACAATTTATTTCTTTTTGTGACGATTAGCGCGTCTACGTTTTTTACGCTTATGCGTCGCTACCTTGTGTCTTTTTCTTTTTTTACCACTTGGCATAATAAATAATGCTTTTTAATTAATATTTTATTTTAAATGCTTTCTTAGTTTACTTCAACATTAGATTTAACACCTTCTAAAAATACTTTAGCTGGTTTAAATGCTGGTATGTTGTGTGCTGGAATTTTTATTGTAGTATTCTTTGAGATATTACGACCTGTTTTTTCAGCTCTTGTTTTAATGATGAAGCTACCGAAACCTCTTAAATACA
Protein-coding sequences here:
- a CDS encoding Rne/Rng family ribonuclease — its product is MNNELIVRSSSDIVDFALLKDGKLIELHKDEEDNNFAVGDIFIAKIRKVIPGLNAAFVNVGYEKDGFLHYHDLGPQLPSLLKFIKRVSTGKLRDYTLKDFPMEKDLDKHGSIANAIKSNQSILVQVVKEPISTKGPRISSELSIAGRYIVLVPFSNRISISQKIESQEEKDRLKRLVKSITPKGFGVIIRTVAEGKKVAELDSDLQNLLNRWTAMCKKLYKAHHPTKVLGEMNKASSILRDIFNDSFSGIVVDDEEMYIQVKDYVQQIAPKKESIVKFYKNGVPIFEKFGIERQIKTSFGRTVSMAKGAYLVIEHTEALHVVDVNSGNRSNKEKNQEDTALEVNMISAQEIARQLRLRDMGGIIVIDFIDMGRAENRKKLYNYLRDEMKDDKAKHKILPPSKFGLVQITRQRVRPERNIKTKEENPNVLGDEIEAPIKVVERINQDLERVFRKDYKKVTLNAHPFIAAFLTKGFPSVRSKWFFEHKKWVKVLPRDAYTYLEYHFYDKDGNKIK
- a CDS encoding HU family DNA-binding protein is translated as MTKADLVAKISDKLGIEKGDVQATVETFMEEVKTSLESGDNVYLRGFGSFIIKTRAEKTGRNISKNTTIKIPAHNIPAFKPAKVFLEGVKSNVEVN